One Scyliorhinus canicula chromosome 14, sScyCan1.1, whole genome shotgun sequence genomic region harbors:
- the LOC119977593 gene encoding P2Y purinoceptor 2-like: MDGTYENPQNCTFDEDFKSILLPVSYGIVFVVGLVLNALAIWVFVFRMRPWNVSTTYMFNLALSDIMYAISLPLLIYYYAKHNDWPFGAALCKIVRFLFYTNLYCSILFLTCMSIYRFLGICFPMQSLRWSNLRYTRIVCIVVWGIVIAFQIPIFVFVDIEGIGNTTLCYDTTNQIHFNQFVIYSAVQLVLLFCCPFTVVVICYGITAKKLLRPNGIRPEYARSRKKSIKMIITILTVFVLCFLPFHITRSIYYSSRSLHVSCSKLNAFNLAYKVTRPLASANSCLDPILYVLGGQTYRSKLARKGNGVENKNNLPSAKKSISGMNITHSVYTAEIGLEELKQTAAGSSDGV, encoded by the coding sequence ATGGATGGAACGTATGAGAATCCACAAAATTGTACTTTTGATGAGGACTTCAAATCTATTCTGCTTCCAGTGTCTTACGGGATAGTGTTTGTGGTAGGACTTGTTCTCAATGCTCTTGCAATATGGGTCTTTGTTTTTCGAATGAGACCTTGGAACGTATCGACCACCTACATGTTCAACCTCGCTCTCTCAGACATCATGTACGCTATATCATTGCCTCTGCTTATCTACTACTACGCAAAACACAACGACTGGCCCTTTGGGGCAGCTTTGTGTAAAATTGTCCGATTCCTCTTTTACACCAACCTGTACTGCAGTATCCTTTTCCTCACTTGTATGAGCATCTATAGATTCCTGGGGATCTGCTTTCCAATGCAGTCACTGAGATGGTCAAACTTGCGATACACACGAATAGTATGCATTGTTGTTTGGGGTATTGTCATAGCATTCCAGATACCAATATTTGTATTTGTTGACATAGAGGGTATTGGTAACACTACCCTTTGCTATGACACCACGAACCAAATACATTTTAATCAGTTTGTGATTTACAGCGCTGTCCAGTTGGTATTGCTTTTTTGTTGTCCTTTCACGGTGGTTGTGATCTGCTACGGAATTACGGCCAAGAAACTCCTTCGGCCCAATGGCATCCGCCCTGAATATGCCAGATCCAGGAAAAAGTCAATCAAGATGATTATTACCATACTCACTGTTTTTGTCCTGTGCTTCTTACCGTTCCATATCACACGCTCCATTTACTATTCCTCAAGAAGTCTTCACGTGAGCTGTAGTAAACTAAACGCGTTTAACCTGGCGTATAAGGTCACCCGGCCCCTCGCGAGCGCAAATAGTTGCCTTGATCCAATTCTTTATGTTCTGGGTGGGCAGACATATCGAAGTAAGCTGGCGCGTAAGGGTAATGGTGTGGAAAATAAGAACAATCTTCCTTCAGCCAAAAAGAGCATTAGCGGAATGAACATCACCCACTCTGTTTATACTGCAGAAATCGGACTTGAGGAACTAAAGCAAACCGCTGCTGGAAGTAGCGACGGGGTCTAG